A single Brucella intermedia LMG 3301 DNA region contains:
- a CDS encoding glutathione S-transferase family protein translates to MGLLVDGKWHDVWYDTESTKGRFERSKSQFRNWVTADGSPGPTGEGGFRAEPGRYHLYVSYACPWAHRTLIFRALKRLEDVISVSVVDFLMAEEGWTFHGTTGSTGDALYGAKRLYEIYTRADPNYSGRVTVPVLWDKERQTIVSNESSEIIRMLNTAFNEFGDASLDFYPEALRGEIDALNDFIYPNINNGVYRAGFATTQEAYEEAFGQLFAALDALEDRLSRQRYLTGDRLTEADWRLFTTLLRFDPVYVGHFKCNLRRLADYPNLWNYTRELYQVPGVAPTVNMEHIKGHYYRSHKTINPTGVVPLGPEIDFAAPHDRDRFPSALPAKA, encoded by the coding sequence ATGGGACTTCTGGTCGATGGCAAGTGGCATGATGTCTGGTACGACACCGAGAGCACGAAAGGCCGCTTCGAACGTTCAAAATCGCAATTCCGCAACTGGGTGACCGCTGACGGCAGCCCCGGTCCGACCGGCGAAGGCGGCTTCAGGGCCGAACCGGGCCGTTATCACCTCTATGTGTCCTATGCCTGCCCATGGGCGCATCGCACGCTGATTTTCCGCGCGCTGAAACGGCTGGAAGACGTGATTTCGGTTTCCGTGGTGGATTTTCTGATGGCCGAAGAAGGCTGGACCTTCCACGGCACCACCGGCAGCACCGGCGACGCGCTCTATGGCGCGAAGCGTCTTTACGAAATCTACACCCGCGCCGATCCGAACTATTCCGGCCGCGTCACCGTGCCGGTCCTGTGGGACAAAGAGCGCCAGACTATCGTCTCCAACGAATCGTCGGAAATCATCCGCATGCTGAACACCGCCTTCAACGAATTCGGCGATGCCTCGCTCGACTTCTACCCGGAAGCGCTGCGCGGCGAGATCGATGCGCTCAACGATTTCATCTATCCCAACATCAATAACGGGGTTTATCGCGCCGGTTTCGCCACCACGCAGGAAGCCTATGAGGAAGCGTTCGGGCAGCTCTTCGCCGCACTGGATGCGCTTGAGGACCGTCTTTCCCGCCAGCGCTATCTGACCGGCGACCGCCTGACGGAAGCCGACTGGCGACTGTTCACCACGCTGTTGCGTTTCGATCCGGTCTATGTCGGCCATTTCAAGTGCAACCTGCGCCGCCTTGCCGATTATCCGAACCTCTGGAACTACACGCGCGAGCTTTATCAGGTGCCGGGCGTCGCCCCGACCGTGAACATGGAGCACATCAAGGGCCATTATTATCGCAGCCACAAGACGATCAATCCGACCGGCGTTGTGCCGCTTGGACCGGAAATCGACTTCGCTGCCCCGCATGACCGGGATCGCTTCCCCTCAGCACTTCCAGCAAAAGCGTGA
- a CDS encoding DUF4159 domain-containing protein, whose product MNFLPLAFGSPLILAGLIALPVIWWLLRMTPPRPQEETFPPLRILAQVFKREEVPSKSPWWMTLLRLLIAALVILALASPVWNPRPVALAGNEPLAIVIDNGWASAEDWQQRVNAAEKLISDAEGTDAPIYIAGTAEPANAEIGPYDGKRAAERLQALEPRPIPVDRKAALERLSSALPAGAKLRLAFMSDGLATPNDAQAFAELDKSGHLASVLWYGAGLSRIFALTGIDNKADSLEAIAIRPQGVSAPRTLTAAAYDDKGRRIAEAPLSFTPGSAEGTARFNLPVELRNDFRLIRVDGIEQAGATRLIDAGSERRTVGLIASGDGDLAQPLLSPLHYISRALSPYVNLIEPRSADLLQSVPEVLDAKPSILIMADIGTLPQPVTEQLSKWIEDGGTLVRFAGPRLAGASDNDPLLPVKLRKGERALGGTLSWSEPQKLRAFPDKGPFAGLAVPDDVTVTRQVLAEPSFDLNDKAYAVLQDGTPLVTGEQRGRGNIVLFHISPDASWSSLPISGSFVEMLRRIVSLSQRTGAQDMQASVSLPPYQLLSASGALTPPTSEAKPLIVEKNRQASVSINTPPGFYGNEDGLKALNIFEGADIKLQPIAQPAFSVGIVPASYTSDQSISLAGPFFAVAAMLLALDTLLMLWLRGAFRRRMKVRAKAAGIAVLLAGSLAFNLLPSGMGEAQAQTPSPSQSQSQSKTQQQVHDDSKPGDEAIVNSVSQTHLAYVITGSAQTDDISKAGLRGLSFALMDKTALEPGDPVGVDPAKDELAFYPLIYWPIDPQAPMPSPEAIARVDAYMQQGGTVLFDTRDQLQAGASLDASASPANQRLRAILDGMNVPPLEPVPDDHVLTKSFFIMPDFPGRYEGSPLWVEATTPNASPQNRPVRTGDGVTPIMITANDFAGAWAVDEQGNPLLPTVPNDPMQRIYAIRGGVNIVMYMLTGNYKSDQVHAKDLIERLGN is encoded by the coding sequence TTTGCGCATGACGCCGCCGCGCCCGCAGGAAGAAACCTTTCCGCCGCTGCGCATTCTGGCGCAAGTCTTCAAGCGCGAGGAAGTGCCGTCGAAAAGCCCATGGTGGATGACGCTGCTGCGGCTGCTCATCGCCGCGCTCGTCATTCTCGCGCTTGCCTCGCCGGTCTGGAATCCGCGTCCGGTGGCGCTTGCGGGCAATGAGCCGCTCGCCATCGTCATCGATAATGGCTGGGCTTCCGCCGAAGACTGGCAACAGCGCGTCAATGCCGCCGAAAAGCTCATTTCCGATGCGGAAGGCACTGACGCGCCGATCTATATCGCAGGCACGGCGGAACCGGCCAATGCGGAAATCGGCCCCTATGACGGCAAGCGCGCCGCCGAACGCCTGCAGGCGCTGGAACCGCGCCCTATTCCCGTCGACCGCAAGGCGGCGCTGGAGCGGCTCTCATCCGCCCTGCCTGCCGGTGCCAAACTTCGCCTTGCCTTCATGAGCGACGGGCTGGCTACGCCGAATGACGCGCAAGCCTTCGCGGAACTGGACAAGTCCGGCCATCTCGCTTCCGTTCTCTGGTATGGTGCGGGCCTCAGCCGCATTTTCGCGCTGACCGGCATCGACAACAAGGCTGACAGTCTGGAAGCGATTGCCATCCGCCCGCAAGGCGTATCGGCCCCGCGCACGCTCACCGCAGCCGCCTATGACGACAAGGGACGCCGCATCGCCGAAGCGCCGCTTTCCTTCACGCCTGGAAGCGCGGAAGGCACGGCGCGGTTCAACCTGCCGGTGGAGCTTCGCAACGATTTCCGCCTGATCCGTGTCGATGGCATCGAACAGGCAGGCGCGACAAGGCTGATCGATGCGGGATCGGAACGGCGCACTGTCGGCCTGATCGCCAGCGGCGACGGCGATCTGGCGCAGCCGCTGCTCTCGCCGCTGCACTATATTTCCCGGGCGCTTTCGCCCTATGTCAATCTGATCGAACCGCGCTCGGCGGACCTGCTGCAATCCGTGCCGGAAGTGCTGGATGCAAAGCCGTCGATCCTCATCATGGCCGATATCGGCACGCTGCCGCAGCCGGTCACCGAGCAGCTTTCCAAGTGGATCGAGGACGGCGGCACGCTGGTGCGGTTCGCAGGCCCGCGCCTTGCCGGCGCCAGCGACAACGACCCGCTTCTGCCAGTGAAACTGCGCAAGGGCGAACGCGCACTGGGCGGCACGCTGTCCTGGTCGGAGCCGCAGAAATTGCGCGCTTTCCCTGACAAGGGGCCTTTTGCGGGTCTTGCCGTTCCCGACGACGTGACCGTCACAAGACAGGTCCTTGCCGAACCGTCATTCGATCTCAACGACAAGGCTTACGCCGTTCTTCAGGATGGAACGCCGCTTGTGACCGGCGAACAGCGCGGGCGCGGCAATATCGTCCTGTTCCACATCTCGCCGGATGCCAGCTGGTCGAGCCTGCCCATTTCAGGTTCGTTCGTGGAAATGCTGCGCCGCATCGTCTCGCTGTCGCAGAGAACCGGCGCGCAGGACATGCAGGCCTCGGTCTCGCTTCCGCCATACCAGCTCCTGTCGGCTTCCGGCGCGCTGACCCCGCCCACATCCGAAGCCAAGCCGCTGATCGTCGAGAAGAACAGGCAGGCGAGCGTCAGCATCAACACGCCGCCCGGTTTCTATGGCAATGAGGACGGATTGAAAGCGCTCAACATCTTTGAAGGTGCCGACATCAAGCTGCAACCGATAGCACAACCCGCATTTTCCGTCGGAATAGTGCCCGCTTCCTACACGTCCGACCAGTCGATTTCACTGGCGGGACCGTTCTTTGCGGTCGCCGCAATGCTGCTCGCGCTCGATACGCTTTTGATGCTGTGGCTGCGCGGTGCCTTCCGCCGCCGCATGAAAGTGCGCGCCAAGGCCGCAGGCATCGCCGTGCTGCTGGCTGGTTCGCTTGCCTTCAACCTTCTTCCGTCCGGAATGGGCGAAGCACAAGCCCAGACCCCATCCCCATCTCAATCTCAATCCCAGTCCAAGACACAGCAACAGGTGCATGACGACAGCAAGCCGGGAGACGAGGCGATCGTCAACTCGGTCTCGCAGACGCATCTTGCCTATGTCATCACCGGCAGCGCCCAGACCGACGACATCAGCAAGGCCGGGCTGCGCGGTTTAAGCTTCGCGCTGATGGACAAGACCGCGCTTGAACCGGGCGACCCTGTCGGCGTCGATCCCGCCAAGGATGAGCTGGCCTTTTATCCGTTGATCTACTGGCCTATCGACCCGCAAGCGCCGATGCCAAGCCCGGAAGCGATTGCCAGGGTCGATGCCTATATGCAGCAGGGCGGCACCGTGCTTTTCGACACGCGCGACCAGTTGCAGGCCGGAGCCAGCCTCGATGCGTCCGCCTCACCGGCCAACCAGCGCCTGCGCGCCATTCTCGACGGCATGAATGTACCGCCGCTGGAACCCGTGCCGGACGATCATGTGCTGACCAAATCCTTCTTCATCATGCCCGATTTTCCGGGCCGCTATGAAGGAAGCCCGCTCTGGGTCGAGGCGACAACGCCCAATGCTTCGCCGCAGAACCGCCCTGTGCGCACCGGTGACGGCGTGACCCCGATCATGATCACCGCCAATGATTTCGCCGGTGCATGGGCCGTGGACGAGCAAGGCAATCCGCTTCTGCCGACCGTGCCGAACGACCCGATGCAGCGCATCTATGCCATTCGCGGCGGCGTGAATATCGTGATGTATATGCTGACCGGCAACTACAAGTCCGATCAGGTCCACGCCAAGGACCTCATCGAGCGGCTGGGAAACTAG
- a CDS encoding OmpW/AlkL family protein, which translates to MNRFARGLLAATALTFAAPAAFAADAIVAQPASEIQAVPEALSPWQIRVRALGVVPQNSGYVNGVSGSDLDYSKSITPELDITYYFTDNFAAELILGTTYANINGAGSIDGLGKIGKAWILPPTLTLQYHFTNFGAFKPYVGAGVNYTVFYNQDATGVEYLKVKNAFGGALQIGFDYMLNEHWGVNFDVKKLFLEPKFDATLIGGTEVTGKAKLNPWLIGTGITYRF; encoded by the coding sequence ATGAACCGCTTCGCAAGAGGATTGCTGGCCGCTACCGCCCTGACCTTCGCCGCACCGGCGGCGTTTGCCGCAGATGCCATCGTAGCCCAGCCCGCGTCCGAAATTCAGGCCGTGCCGGAAGCCCTATCGCCATGGCAGATCCGTGTGCGCGCACTCGGCGTCGTTCCGCAGAATTCCGGCTATGTGAATGGCGTTTCAGGTTCGGATCTCGACTATTCCAAGTCGATCACGCCTGAACTCGACATCACCTACTACTTCACCGACAATTTCGCCGCCGAACTCATTCTCGGCACGACCTATGCCAATATCAACGGTGCCGGTTCGATCGACGGGCTGGGCAAGATCGGCAAGGCCTGGATTCTGCCGCCCACACTGACGCTGCAATATCACTTCACCAATTTCGGCGCCTTCAAGCCTTATGTCGGCGCAGGCGTGAACTATACCGTGTTCTACAATCAGGATGCGACCGGCGTCGAATATCTGAAGGTCAAGAACGCATTCGGCGGCGCGCTGCAGATCGGCTTCGACTACATGCTCAACGAGCATTGGGGCGTGAACTTCGACGTCAAGAAGCTGTTCCTGGAACCGAAATTCGACGCCACCCTGATCGGCGGCACGGAAGTGACCGGCAAGGCCAAGCTCAATCCATGGCTGATCGGCACGGGTATCACCTACCGCTTCTAA
- a CDS encoding GNAT family N-acetyltransferase → MQQLELTYAQECPAHDIEIEAINAEAFGPGRFTRAAHFIREGGPHALDLSFVALMGGIVVGSVRQTPVVVGKTPALLLGPLAVRPEWKKRGIGGRLMRMSLEAAEKEGHKLVILVGDEPYYGPFGFKMVAPGSMIMPAPVDPRRMLACELAPGAVNGVGGIVRHANRAK, encoded by the coding sequence ATGCAGCAGCTTGAACTGACCTATGCGCAGGAATGCCCGGCGCACGACATTGAAATCGAAGCCATCAATGCCGAAGCCTTCGGACCGGGACGTTTCACACGTGCCGCGCATTTCATCCGCGAGGGTGGTCCGCACGCGCTCGATCTTTCCTTCGTGGCGCTGATGGGCGGCATCGTGGTCGGCTCGGTGCGGCAGACGCCGGTTGTCGTCGGCAAGACGCCCGCGCTCCTGCTCGGACCGCTTGCTGTCAGGCCTGAATGGAAGAAGCGGGGCATCGGCGGCAGGCTGATGCGCATGTCGCTGGAAGCCGCCGAAAAGGAAGGCCACAAGCTCGTCATTCTCGTCGGCGATGAGCCTTACTACGGTCCGTTCGGCTTCAAGATGGTCGCGCCGGGCTCCATGATCATGCCGGCACCGGTCGATCCGCGCCGGATGCTCGCCTGCGAACTCGCGCCGGGCGCCGTGAATGGCGTCGGCGGCATCGTGCGCCACGCCAACCGGGCGAAATAG
- a CDS encoding NUDIX domain-containing protein — MRFRHFIFHTYFLLRRPMTLGVRAIVFDEKKNSVFLVKHTYVPGWQLPGGGVERGETFIETLEKELREECNIVLKGSPRLFALYKNAHASPRDHVALYVCRQFEQTAPRLPDREIAECGFFPLDNLPEGTTPSTKRRLQEALHDLEPLPIW; from the coding sequence ATGCGCTTTCGACATTTTATATTTCATACATATTTTTTATTAAGACGCCCAATGACATTAGGAGTAAGGGCCATTGTTTTCGATGAAAAAAAGAATTCGGTTTTCCTGGTAAAACATACCTATGTGCCCGGATGGCAGTTGCCGGGCGGAGGCGTCGAGCGCGGCGAGACTTTTATCGAGACGCTGGAAAAGGAACTGCGCGAGGAATGCAATATCGTGCTGAAAGGCTCCCCCCGGCTTTTCGCGCTTTACAAGAACGCCCATGCATCGCCGCGCGATCATGTGGCGCTCTATGTGTGCAGGCAATTCGAGCAGACAGCGCCGCGTTTGCCTGACCGCGAAATTGCCGAATGCGGTTTTTTTCCGCTCGACAATCTGCCGGAGGGAACCACGCCCTCGACGAAACGGCGCCTGCAGGAAGCACTTCACGACCTGGAGCCGCTGCCGATCTGGTGA